TTCTACGCTACAGGTTTGATGGCGGGTTGACGTGTACGATGGCAGATGATCTGGGGATCGATGCCAGGCATGTCGGATGGCGACCATGCAAATACGTCTTTGTTGTTCCGGAGGAAGGCTGCAAGCTCTATCTTTTCCTCATGGCTTAGGCGGGAGCCGATCCGCGCTTTTCTCTCTGGCTTGTCAGGATCAAGGGGTACTAGCTCGGCGTCCTCTTCGGgcttccatccttcttcaGGAGAGACCTCCGGACGGATTCCCTCGACTTGGTCCTGATTCTTTGATTGCTATTGGGGAGTAGCtattcccttttctttctggTCTGCTCGGCATTAAGAAACGGGATCTGCTTTCTCCTCTGCTTGTTCTACTCCCTTTAGATCTGCCTGATTCACAGGGAGGAACTgtgtttgcttgcctttcttCAGCCCTTGAGCTGAGCATTTCCTCGCCATTGTCTGATCGCTGTTGATCTGGCTGATACCGCCCCCAGGAACTGGGTAACGAATCTTCTGATGTGTGGCGGAGGTATGGCATTGATCTTGCCGATCCATGGTCGGCCTAGAATGCCATTGTAGGGTGATACTTCATCAATGACCATGAACGTTTGTGAGCTGATTACAGGTGGAGAGTAGACGTCGAGATCTATCGTGCCCACGGTAACTGTCGTTGCGCCATTGAAACCAGTCAGCGACTTGGctgatttattgatttttgCCTCTAAGCCCATCTGTTGGATGACTGCCAATTGTAGGATGTTGGCTGCACTGCCCTCATCTGCATGGACTCGGTCGACCATGGCCTGAGCGATTTGAATGCTGATGACAAGGGCGTCATTGTGTGGTAGATCAAGGCCGATTAAGTCTTTTTTTTGGAAGCCGATCACGGGATCGTCTTCTGCCAGTGAGAGGCTAGTTGAGACTTGGGAGATCATAGTAGCCTgtttgatcttcctcttcttttctttgttggtcaGTCCAGACTCCTCGGAGTCGGCTAGGATtgtgttaatccttatgaccttCTGGGGTGGCTCCTTGGCGGTATCGCGGTCTTCTATCTGCTGGATGGCCTGCCTCGCGATGAACTCCGTGCAATGACCTTCTCTCACGAGTTCTTCGAGATGCGCTTTCCAAGCAAAGCAATTATTCGTATTGTGCCCATGTGTCGCATGGAAGGCACAATATTTTCTGGTATCCCTCTTGTCCGGATCTCCTTTCAAGGGTGAAGGTCTTTTTACCCAAGGTTTGTCCTTCACTTGGGCCAAAATTTGGTGTATGGGAATAGAGAACTTGGTGTAGTTCTCTTTCGTCGTGGCCTCTCTTTGTGGACGTGGCCTGCCTTTGTCTTTGTCCCTGCTGCCAAGCCTGTCGCTTCTTTGTTCTGCCCGCTTGGCCGGTCGATCTTCCTGCTCAGTAGACTTCTTCGCGGCGATTCGATCGTCATCCCAGAGTGCGTAGCGTTCTGCGGTCGCGAAGACCTCTGCCAGAGTCTGGCTGGGAGTGATAGTCAGCTCGCGATATAAGTCATGCTCTGCTGGAAGACCTTTCTTGAATGCGGAGGATGCGATTTGGTCATCGCACCCTACGATGTTGGCCTTTTCtgctttgaacctcttgatgtaatctcgaaGGGATTCCTCGGGCTTCTTGCGCAGGTTGAACAGATGGTCGgggttcttcttgatcgtcCGATAAGAAGTGTATTCTTTAGTGAAGATGTAAGTAAGCTCCTTGAAGCTGTTGATCGACCCGGATGGCAGGGTATGGAACCAATCCTGAGCTGCTCCTCGCaaagtcattgcaaacaccttgcacattaACGCGTCTTCAGCTTTGTAGAGGATCATAAGGCTCTTGAAATGCTTCAGATGACTTTCGGGGTCGGAATCGCCTTTGAAGCATGTAAAAGAGGGCGTTGAGAATCGTTTCGGAGGAGCAGCCTGCTCAATTTTGACTGTGAAATGTGAGGAATTTGCTCGGTCTACCTCAATGCGTAGTGCATCTTCGAAATTTCCGCCAATCTTTAAGTCTTGAAGTCGGTtattcacaagcttctcaacgtcTTCTGCACGCATGGCTAGTCGGTCACGTTGATGATCTTCGCGATTTAGACGATGTTGATTGACTTCCTCATTGGCTTGCGAGGGTCGACCTTCTCGGTTGTGCTGTCTAGGCGGAGTGTTGGTGGACTGCGCTTGTGAGGGATTTCCAGTAGTTTGGCGacgagaattggttcttcgagAGCGAGTAGCAGAGCGCCTTTCTTCACGGTCCTCATTGTGATGATTGTCGAGTTGACCTCCCTGGGGGCCTATCCTTTCGCGAATGTTTCTCTGCGAGCGAGCAGCAGAGCGCCTTTCTTCTCGATCCTCGTCTCGATGGCCGTCAAGTTGACCTCCCTGGGAGCCTAGCCTTTCATGAACGTCTTCCTGCTGGCCCAGGCGAGCGTGGATGTCAGGTCTTGGGCCTAGCCTGTCGCGCACGTTGGTCCTTAAATTCAATCTGGAAGGAAAACTTCGTCTGCTCTGAGTGTGGCTTGCGGATGCTTGCGACATGTCCGCGAGCTGATCTCGTTGTTGCGCATTTCCTTGTCCGTTTACTCCTGCTCGACCTGCTTGGTTCCCGTCGAACTGCCTATCGACGCGTTCGTGTGTCCTTCTCTCTTCGCCCtgttgtccaaggccaaggttttgagccaagtttatttggttgaggagctgcctcatcaaattgttttggtcgtccattctctgagttagctggtcaactc
This region of Prunus dulcis unplaced genomic scaffold, ALMONDv2, whole genome shotgun sequence genomic DNA includes:
- the LOC117612583 gene encoding uncharacterized protein LOC117612583, producing the protein MSQASASHTQSRRSFPSRLNLRTNVRDRLGPRPDIHARLGQQEDVHERLGSQGGQLDGHRDEDREERRSAARSQRNIRERIGPQGGQLDNHHNEDREERRSATRSRRTNSRRQTTGNPSQAQSTNTPPRQHNREGRPSQANEEVNQHRLNREDHQRDRLAMRAEDVEKLVNNRLQDLKIGGNFEDALRIEVDRANSSHFTVKIEQAAPPKRFSTPSFTCFKGDSDPESHLKHFKSLMILYKAEDALMCKVFAMTLRGAAQDWFHTLPSGSINSFKELTYIFTKEYTSYRTIKKNPDHLFNLRKKPEESLRDYIKRFKAEKANIVGCDDQIASSAFKKGLPAEHDLYRELTITPSQTLAEVFATAERYALWDDDRIAAKKSTEQEDRPAKRAEQRSDRLGSRDKDKGRPRPQREATTKENYTKFSIPIHQILAQVKDKPWVKRPSPLKGDPDKRDTRKYCAFHATHGHNTNNCFAWKAHLEELVREGHCTEFIARQAIQQIEDRDTAKEPPQKVIRINTILADSEESGLTNKEKKRKIKQATMISQVSTSLSLAEDDPVIGFQKKDLIGLDLPHNDALVISIQIAQAMVDRVHADEGSAANILQLAVIQQMGLEAKINKSAKSLTGFNGATTVTVGTIDLDVYSPPVISSQTFMVIDEVSPYNGILGRPWIGKINAIPPPHIRRFVTQFLGAVSARSTAIRQWRGNAQLKG